The following proteins come from a genomic window of Amaranthus tricolor cultivar Red isolate AtriRed21 chromosome 14, ASM2621246v1, whole genome shotgun sequence:
- the LOC130800540 gene encoding serine/threonine-protein kinase BLUS1-like → MGRSGNGPRSYSVNGNDYKILEEVGFGASATVFRAIYIPYSEVVAIKCLDLDRCNSNLDDIRREAQMMSLIDHPNLVRAYCSFVVERNLWVVMPFMAEGSCLHLMKIAYPDGFEEHAICSILKETLKALDYLHRHGHIHRDVKAGNILLDTNGLVKLADFGVSACMFDSGDRQRSRNTFVGTPCWMAPEVLQPGSGYNFKADIWSFGITALELAHGHAPFSKYPPMKVLLMTIQNAPPGLDYDRDKKFSKSFKEMVAMCLVKDQTKRPTAEKLLKHSFFKHSKPPELSVKKLFADLPPLWDRVRALQLKDAAQLVLNRMPSAEQEAISQNEYKRGVSAWNFDVEDLKAQAALVQDDDMADIKEVDENVKSAHSSKDATDSGSMLGKNISLDHFVCREQGNTDEAVAMRTEGTSSRFTTGSELGSSDHPKNILEKAGSDIESTAPTFETETVQVKVNSQAVRGRQSQSGPLMPGIVLGQTSMERCRVSERPENENQSTVEKSNRGSRRAPSFSGPLMLPTRASANSLSAPIKSSGGYKDSLDDKSKASLVQIKGRFSVTSESVDVVKDMTSSTSRRSSQGSPLRKSASVGDWISESKHTITSQATRDTNVSASLLLPHLQNLFQQTAIQQDLIVSLLNSLQSSEVGGCPNGKLPAVSLSGSQENGNIETVASERERLLLNKISDLQSRMANLSEELNAEKQKYLLLQQQINAVSSQQEDKREE, encoded by the exons GATGACATCAGGAGGGAGGCACAAATGATGAGTTTGATTGATCATCCAAATTTAGTCAGAGCATATTGCTCATTTGTTGTGGAACGGAACTTATGGGTTGTAATGCCATTTATGGCTGAAGGTTCTTGCCTACACTTGATGAAGATAGCATATCCGGATGGGTTTGAAGAACATGCAATTTGTTCTATCTTGAAAGAAACACTAAAGGCTTTGGACTATCTTCATCGACATGGTCATATCCATCGTGACGTGAAG GCCGGGAACATCCTACTTGATACTAATGGACTTGTGAAGCTTGCTGATTTTGGTGTCTCTGCTTGCATGTTCGACAGTGGGGATAGGCAGCGATCAAGAAATACATTTGTTGGAACTCCTTGCTG GATGGCACCTGAGGTGCTGCAACCAGGAAGTGGATATAACTTTAA GGCTGACATTTGGTCATTTGGAATTACTGCACTAGAGTTAGCTCATGGCCATGCACCCTTCTCCAAATATCCTCCCATGAAG GTTCTGCTTATGACCATACAGAATGCTCCTCCTGGACTTGACTATGATCGTGACAAGAAGTTCTCAAAG TCATTTAAAGAAATGGTTGCGATGTGTCTGGTGAAAGATCAAACAAAGCGGCCAACTGCCGAGAAGCTCCTTAAACATTCTTTTTTCAAACATTCCAAACCGCCTGAGCTTTCTGTGAAGAAATTGTTTGCTGACTTGCCACCACTATGGGATCGTGTTAGAGCCTTGCAG CTTAAAGATGCTGCTCAACTTGTTCTTAATAGGATGCCTTCCGCAGAGCAAGAGGCTATATCACAG AATGAGTACAAGAGAGGTGTTAGTGCCTGGAACTTTGATGTTGAAGACTTGAAAGCGCAGGCTGCCCTG GTGCAAGATGATGATATGGCAGACATTAAGGAAGTTGATGAAAATGTAAAGTCTGCTCATAGCAGTAAG GATGCAACGGACTCTGGATCTATGTTAGGAAAAAACATTTCCCTCGACCATTTTGTTTGCAG AGAACAAGGTAACACTGATGAGGCAGTCGCAATGCGAACTGAAGGTACCAGCAGTAGATTTACAACTGGAAGTGAGTTAGGCTCTTCTGATCATCCGAAAAATATTCTGGAGAAAGCAGGGTCAGATATTGAATCAACAGCACCCACTTTTGAGACAGAAACCGTACAAGTGAAAGTTAACTCTCAAGCAGTGAGAGGTCGTCAAAGTCAGAGTGGGCCTCTCATGCCTGGAATTGTGCTTGGACAGACATCCATGGAAAGATGTCGTGTCTCTGAAAG GCCTGAGAACGAAAATCAATCAACAGTGGAGAAAAGTAACCGAGGCTCACGTAGGGCACCAAGCTTTAGTGGTCCATTGATGTTGCCAACACGAGCTTCAGCAAATAGTTTGTCAGCGCCAATCAAATCTTCAGGAG GGTACAAAGATTCTTTAGACGACAAATCAAAAGCCAGTTTGGTTCAAATCAAGGGCCGGTTCTCTGTAACATCCGAGAGTGTAGATGTTGTTAAG GATATGACTTCATCTACATCTCGGAGATCTTCACAG GGCTCACCTTTAAGGAAGTCAGCTAGTGTTGGTGACTGGATCTCTGAATCTAAGCATACT ATAACCAGTCAAGCAACCAGAGACACTAATGTCTCCGCTTCACTTCTTTTGCCTCACCTTCAAAATCTCTTTCAACAGACTGCAATCCAGCAG GATCTGATAGTGAGCTTGTTAAATAGCTTGCAATCATCAGAAGTTGGTG GCTGTCCAAATGGAAAGCTTCCAGCAGTATCATTATCTGGTAGTCAGGAAAATGGAAAT ATTGAAACGGTCGCTTCAGAAAGGGAGCGATTACTTCTTAATAAGATATCAGACCTTCAATCAAG GATGGCCAACTTGTCTGAAGAGTTAAATGCTGAGAAACAAAAATATCTGCTG TTGCAACAACAGATAAATGCTGTTTCCAGTCAACAAGAAGATAAAAGAGAGGAATGA
- the LOC130799342 gene encoding uncharacterized protein LOC130799342: MEDVDADYFDPFKGPIWDDECDEFDNYLTKLYEGELYKDKGFENIVIKEWQLFTDKQHLRDVIRDYCIQSGFSVVVDKADRLRYTISCSEAKCEWILHASRLPDGVTWAIKKIQNAEHTCLGYGVEMPQPSLYRVRNMALSIIHGRHDTSYSAMPSYCDVIKSTNEGSYANCAWYPPTHPDRPLVFMSIFVSFKASLEGLFSGCRSVIGVDGAHLKGNYGGVLLSAIALDGNNEMFPLAWGIVSCEDEESWKFFIWYLKHVLEPSNRGDNWCIISDRQKGIEKALTDLWPKAQRRYCCRHLSANWKKSFHGPKLWQLFWLACGAFSTFTFAKAMNEIEKNNPDARRWLANLGPQERWTKHKFDPKLKCDVNTTNFVKSFNATLGTDRCKPVLSLLEGIRRVTMVGLATRRQKCEEWERLCPNIAKRVQVLCNESRSCRAFISSPGEYEVVEGKSTLAVSLNQRTCLCNVWQLTGIPCKHAMRAILHEDKWPATEHPTILPLVLKRGVGRPCRNRKRGDDKERKAKRSKTIKCGKCGDFGHNKSSCKGGATKKQKATVTNTNDASTSKCKGKSKAK; encoded by the exons ATGGAAGATGTTGATGCAGATTATTTTGATCCATTTAAAGGACCAATTTGGGATGATGAATGTGATGAGTTTGATAATTATTTGACTAAGTTGTATGAGGGGGAGTTGTACAAAGACAAAGGTTTTGAGAACATTGTGATTAAGGAGTGGCAATTGTTTACAGATAAGCAACATTTGAGGGATGTGATTAGGGATTATTGCATACAATCTGGTTTTTCAGTGGTTGTTGATAAAGCAGACAGACTTAGGTACACAATTAGTTGTAGTGAAGCAAAATGTGAGTGGATATTGCATGCTTCTAGGCTGCCTGATGGTGTCACTTGGGCTatcaagaaaattcaaaatgcTGAACACACATGCTTGGG ATATGGTGTTGAGATGCCACAACCAAGCTTGTATAGGGTTAGGAACATGGCCTTGAGTATCATTCATGGTAGGCATGATACATCATACAGTGCAATGCCATCTTACTGTGATGTTATCAAATCAACAAACGAGGGTTCGTATGCAAATTGTGCTTGGTATCCCCCTACACATCCTGATAGACCACTAGTGTTTATGAGCATTTTTGTATCATTCAAGGCATCTCTGGAGGGCCTTTTTTCTGGTTGTAGAAGTGTTATTGGAGTGGATGGGGCTCATTTAAAGGGTAATTATGGTGGTGTTTTGTTATCTGCAATTGCCCTTGATGGCAACAATGAAATGTTTCCACTGGCATGGGGTATTGTTTCATGTGAGGATGAAGAGAGTTGGAAGTTTTTCATTTGGTATCTTAAGCATGTACTGGAACCAAGTAACAGAGGCGACAATTGGTGCATAATATCTGACAGACAGAAG GGAATTGAGAAGGCTCTCACTGATTTGTGGCCTAAGGCGCAAAGAAGGTATTGTTGCAGACACCTTAGTGCCAACTGGAAGAAGTCTTTTCATGGGCCTAAGTTATGGCAATTGTTTTGGCTAGCATGTGGGGCCTTCTCAACCTTCACATTTGCAAAGGCCATGAATGAGATTGAAAAAAACAACCCTGATGCAAGGAGATGGCTTGCTAATTTGGGTCCACAGGAGAGATGGACAAAACATAAATTTGACCCTAAATTGAAGTGTGATGTTAACACGACAAATTTTGTGAAAAGCTTCAATGCAACCCTAGGAACTGACAGGTGCAAGCCAGTGTTAAGTTTGTTAGAGGGAATTAGGAGAGTAACAATGGTTGGGTTAGCAACAAGGAGGCAGAAGTGTGAAGAATGGGAGAGGCTGTGTCCAAACATTGCGAAGAGAGTTCAAGTATTGTGCAATGAGAGTAGGTCTTGCAGGGCTTTCATTTCTAGTCCAGGGGAGTATGAGGTGGTGGAGGGTAAATCAACTTTGGCTGTCAGTTTGAACCAACGCACATGCCTTTGCAATGTCTGGCAACTCACTGGCATACCATGTAAGCATGCAATGAGAGCGATACTTCATGAAG ATAAGTGGCCAGCAACTGAACACCCTACTATATTACCTCTTGTGCTCAAAAGAGGTGTTGGTAGGCCTTGTAGGAACCGAAAGAGAGGTGATGATAAAGAGAGGAAGGCAAAGAGGAGCAAGACAATAAAATGTGGGAAGTGTGGGGATTTTGGTCACAACAAGTCCAGTTGCAAGGGAGGGGCAACAAAAAAACAGAAGGCAACAGTAACAAACACTAATGATGCTTCAACTTCCAAGTGCAAGGGAAAGAGCAAAGCAAAATGA